Sequence from the Bacillota bacterium genome:
CACGTGGACTATCTCGCCCCCATGGTGTACCCCTCTCACTACAGGCGCGGCGAGTACGGAATCCCCGACCCCAACGGTTCGCCCGGCGAGACGGTCAGGCGCAGTGTTAGTCGGGCCTTGGAACGGTTGGGCGCCCTTGGCTCCAGCGCGAGACTCATCCCGTGGCTTCAGGACTTCTCACTTGGCCGCGACTATGGGGAAGCGGAGGTGAGAGCACAGATCGACGCCCTGCTTGATCTGGGGATACGCGAGTTCATGCTCTGGAACCCGAACAACGTGTACACAGAGTCTGCGCTCGAATCACTGAGCGAGACGGAGAGCTCGCACCCGCATCCGTCCGCCGAGGCTTGGCTCGCCATAGAGGACCGCACGGTCGCGCCTTATTGCGCCAATCCAAGGGTACGGCTATAATTGGGGTAATCTTGACGTAAATGGATTGCCGGCAGGTACAGGCCGTCGTCTTAGGGGTGAGGTTCGTGTTGCGCACTCATACGTGCGGTGAATTGCGTTCGACCCATGTGGGTGAGCAGGTCGTCCTGTGCGGGTGGGCACAGTCTATTCGCGATCACGGCGGCCTTGTGTTCATCACCCTTCGTGACAGGTACGGACAGACACAGGTTGTGGTGGAGCCGGAAACCAACGGTGGCCTCGCTGGTGAAGCCGCCAAGGGCATCAAGCGGGAGAGCGTGCTCAGGGTCACCGGCCGCGTTGCCGCAAGGCCGTCAGGCACGGAAAACCCGTCTCTTCCCACGGGGGATATCGAGGTGCGCGCGGAGAAGGTCTCGGTAATAACCGAGGCGGCTCCTCTTCCCGTGGAGGTCTCTGACGAGAAAGTGGCCAGCGAAGAGGTGCGCCTAACCTACAGATACCTGGACCTCAGGCGCAGCTCGCTACAGTTCAACCTGGAGGCAAGGCACCGTGCGGCTCTCGCAGTCCGCAACTGGCTCTCCGACAAGGGGTTCTTGGACATCCAGACTCCTCTCCTCGTGCGCAGCACACCTGAAGGCGCTCGGGACTTCGTCGTTCCCAGCCGCCACTTCCCAGGCATGTTCTACGCCTTGCCCCAGAGCCCTCAGCTCTACAAACAGCTTCTCATGGTGGCCGGGTTCGACCGGTATTACCAACTTGCGCCGTGTTTCCGCGACGAGGACCAGCGAGCCGACAGGCAACTCGTTCACACGCAGATCGACCTCGAGATGAGCTTCTGTGATGAAGAAGACATCTATGCTGTTGTGGAGGGGACAGTTGCAGCGGCATTCCGGGCGGGGATTGGGGTCGAGGTGGAGACTCCGTTTCCGCGCATGACCTATGACGAAGCGATGGCCAGATTCGGCTCGGACAAGCCCGATCTAAGGTTCGGGATGGAACTCGCAGATCTATCAGATATCGTCCGTGACTCCGACTTCGCGGTGTTCCGCGATGCCTGCCTCAAGGGCGGACGCGTTTGTGGGCTGTGTGCCCCTGGGTGCGCCGGGTTCTCCCGCAAGGACATTGACGACCTGACCGAGCTGGCCCGTGTCCACCACGCTCGCGGACTCGTGTCGATGAAAGTCGCCGACGGGACCATTCATTCGAGTGCGGCCAAGTACCTGACGCCCGAGAAGATCTCGGCCATCATCGAGCGGCTCGGGGCGTACGACGGGGATCTGATTCTGATAGTCGCTGATTCCGCGGAGGTTTCGGCCACTTCCCTCGGACAAGTCCGGCGGCATCTAGGCCGCCGGCTCGGGCTCATCCGCGAGGGAGACCACAGGTTCGTCTGGATCACAGAATTCCCACTCTTTGAGTGGAACCCAGATGAGAACAAGTGGGATGCGAAGCACCACATATTCACGATGCCCCGTGAGAGCGACATCGAGAGACTCGAGTCCGACCCAGGATCGGTGAAAGGACGGCTTTACGATCTGGTTCTAAACGGCACTGAGCTTGGCAGCGGCAGTATACGCATCAACTCCCCCGATTTGCAGCGCCGGGTGATGAAAGTCATTGGAACTACACGCGAGGAGGCTGAGCGGAATTTCGGGTTCCTGCTTCGAGCCTACCAGTACGGGGCGCCTGTCCATGGCGGGTTCGCGGTCGGGTTCGACAGGCTAATGGCTGTAATGCTGGGTCTCGAGAACCTGAGGGACGTAATAGCCTTTCCCCAGAACGCGTCCGGAGTCTCCCTGGTGGATGACTGCCCTAATGAGATTGACCCACGTCAGTGGAAGGAGTTGCACATCAAGCCGGCGAACGGCAACTCGGGTTAGGGCAGCCTGTCACATGATCCTCGTTTTGGGTCCGTGCATTCCGAGTTCGGGGACGCACGGGCCTTTCATTAGGCCGGCTTTCTGGCAATTATCTATGAAGGAGTGACTGCTTGTGAAGCGCGGAGAGAGCATGAAAGAGGGGCTCACTTTCGACGATGTACTGTTGATTCCGGGAATGTCCGAGGTTCTGCCATCTGAGGCGGATGTCACCACGGAACTGACTGATGACATCAGACTAAACATCCCCGTGCTCTCGGCGGCCATGGACACTGTCACCGAAGCCCGTATGGCAGTGGCCATCGCCCGGGAGGGCGGGATAGGCGTCATCCACAAGAACATGTCCATCAAGGCACAGGCCCTGGAGGTCGACAAGGTGAAGCGGTCGGAGCACGGCATCATAGTCGACCCGATCTTCCTTCCTCCTGAGGCCTCCATACGTGAGGCGCTCGAAATCATGGAACGTTATCATATCTCGGGCGTCCCAATAACCGAGGAAGGCAAACTCGTCGGGATCCTGACCAACCGGGATCTCCGGTTCGAGACCAACTTCGACCAACCGGTGTCTCGGGCCATGACTAAAGATAATCTCGTCACCGCCCCGGTTGGGACGACTGTAGACCAGGCAATCGCAATCCTGCAGAAGCACAAGATCGAGAAGCTACCCCTCGTCGACGAGCAGTTCAAACTGCGGGGCCTCATCACGATCAAGGACATTCAGAAAGCCCAGAAGTACCCGAACGCGGCCAAGGATGCTCAGGGAAGGCTCAGGGTTGCAGCGGCAGTTGGGGTTAGCCGTGACACACTGGACAGAGTTGCGGCGCTCGTGGACGCGGGGGTGGACCTGATTGTGGTGGACACAGCCCATGGGCATTCGCGGGGCGTCATCGAGACAGTCCGGGCTGTGAGGCGCGCTTTCCCCAAGGCTAGTATCATGGCGGGCAACGTGGCGACCGCCGACGGGGTGAGGGCACTGGTGGACGCGGGCGCAGACTGTG
This genomic interval carries:
- the guaB gene encoding IMP dehydrogenase codes for the protein MKEGLTFDDVLLIPGMSEVLPSEADVTTELTDDIRLNIPVLSAAMDTVTEARMAVAIAREGGIGVIHKNMSIKAQALEVDKVKRSEHGIIVDPIFLPPEASIREALEIMERYHISGVPITEEGKLVGILTNRDLRFETNFDQPVSRAMTKDNLVTAPVGTTVDQAIAILQKHKIEKLPLVDEQFKLRGLITIKDIQKAQKYPNAAKDAQGRLRVAAAVGVSRDTLDRVAALVDAGVDLIVVDTAHGHSRGVIETVRAVRRAFPKASIMAGNVATADGVRALVDAGADCVKVGIGPGSICTTRVVAGVGVPQLTAIMDCAEAARSSGTRIVADGGVKYSGDITKALAAGAHAVMVGKLFAGTDESPGEMEIYKGRSFKVYRGMGSISAMKEGSSDRYFQEGSRKLVPEGIEGRVPYKGSLSDTVYQLVGGLRAGMGYVGARNLTELRARASFVRITGAGLRESHPHDVYITKEAPNYMIHGADYEES
- the aspS gene encoding aspartate--tRNA ligase, with the protein product MDCRQVQAVVLGVRFVLRTHTCGELRSTHVGEQVVLCGWAQSIRDHGGLVFITLRDRYGQTQVVVEPETNGGLAGEAAKGIKRESVLRVTGRVAARPSGTENPSLPTGDIEVRAEKVSVITEAAPLPVEVSDEKVASEEVRLTYRYLDLRRSSLQFNLEARHRAALAVRNWLSDKGFLDIQTPLLVRSTPEGARDFVVPSRHFPGMFYALPQSPQLYKQLLMVAGFDRYYQLAPCFRDEDQRADRQLVHTQIDLEMSFCDEEDIYAVVEGTVAAAFRAGIGVEVETPFPRMTYDEAMARFGSDKPDLRFGMELADLSDIVRDSDFAVFRDACLKGGRVCGLCAPGCAGFSRKDIDDLTELARVHHARGLVSMKVADGTIHSSAAKYLTPEKISAIIERLGAYDGDLILIVADSAEVSATSLGQVRRHLGRRLGLIREGDHRFVWITEFPLFEWNPDENKWDAKHHIFTMPRESDIERLESDPGSVKGRLYDLVLNGTELGSGSIRINSPDLQRRVMKVIGTTREEAERNFGFLLRAYQYGAPVHGGFAVGFDRLMAVMLGLENLRDVIAFPQNASGVSLVDDCPNEIDPRQWKELHIKPANGNSG